A region of Thermobifida halotolerans DNA encodes the following proteins:
- the gltB gene encoding glutamate synthase large subunit, with protein sequence MPAGQVRRSTVRPNAKTTSEGLYDSSYEHDSCGVGFVADLSGRRSHDIVEKALTVLRNLDHRGASGADPEDGDGVGILTQIPDELYRETCGFELPEAGAYAVGIAFLPTEAAARSEAVAAIGRIADEENLTVLGWRDLPFEPQYCGPVARENMPFFGQLFLAGRPGTPTEGLTGIELERHAYCVRKRAEHEVGVYFASLSPRTITYKGMLTTPQLEPFFPDLSDRRYASGLALVHSRFSTNTFPSWPLAHPFRYIAHNGEINTVKGNRNWMRAREATLASDLLPGDISRIFPIVDTEDSDTASFDAALELLHLGGRSLPHAVLMMIPEPWENHTEMDPAVRAFYEFHSMLMEPWDGPASVTFTDGTLIGAVLDRNGLRPGRYWVTDDGLVVMASEVGVLDIAPERVVRKGRLQPGRIFVVDTAQGRIIEDEELKAELAAEHPYAEWLADNVVRLEDLPAATPAPVDDIVHHQRVFGYTEEELRLLLTPMARTGAEAIGSMGTDTPVAVLSSRSRQLFDYFSQNFAQVTNPPLDAIREELVTSLKAALGAEENVLSPDPEDCRRIALETPIIQGSQLAAIIEAGGPDGDPAFRAHVVRGVYPVAGGGKALTARLDEICAEVSQAIADGAHIIVLSDRGADADHAPIPSLLLTGAVHHHLVREKTRTEVGLVVEAGDVRECHHVALLLGYGASAVNPYLALATVRDLAERGVISGLDPETASRNTVKAFGKGVLKIMSKMGVSTVSSYTGAQIFEALGLGEEVIERAFAGTTSRLGGVGFDVLAEETRVRHAAAYAPNPADHRRLAVGGEYQWRREGEPHLFNPETVFKLQHSTRTRRYEIFKEYTSKVDEQAETLMTLRGLFRLKEGVREPVPVEEVEPVSSIVRRFSTGAMSYGSISAEAHETLAIAMNRLGGKSNTGEGGEDPRRFTPDPNGDLRRSAIKQVASGRFGVTSHYLTNADDIQIKMAQGAKPGEGGQLPGHKVYPWVADTRHSTPGVGLISPPPHHDIYSIEDLAQLIHDLKNANPSARVHVKLVSEAGVGTVAAGVSKAHADVVLISGHDGGTGASPLTSIKHAGTPWELGLAETQQTLLRNGLRDRIVVQVDGQLKTGRDVIIAALLGAEEFGFATAPLVVSGCVMMRVCHLDTCPVGVATQNPELRKRFNGKPEFVVNFFEFIAEEVREYLAALGFRSLDEAIGAVELLDTRDAVDHWKATGLDLAPVLHQVQPWDSDHRRQIRTQDHGLEKALDNTLIQLSEGALDFGTPLKLDLPVRNVNRTVGTMLGHEVTKRYGAEGLPDDTIDITFTGSAGQSFGAFVPRGVTLRLVGDANDYVGKGLSGGRVIVRPADDIQFTAEDNIIAGNVIAYGATSGELFLRGIVGERFCVRNSGALAVVEGVGDHGCEYMTGGRAVILGRTGRNFAAGMSGGIAYVLDLDEGRVNTEMVDIDPLDDTDRAFLEDVLTRHHAETGSTVAQRLLADFDIAVERFAKIMPRDYKRVLNARAEAERDGRDVAEAIMAAAQS encoded by the coding sequence CGACCACCGCGGCGCGTCCGGAGCCGACCCCGAAGACGGCGACGGCGTGGGAATCCTCACCCAGATCCCCGACGAGCTCTACCGCGAGACCTGCGGGTTCGAACTTCCCGAGGCGGGCGCCTACGCCGTCGGCATCGCGTTCCTGCCCACCGAGGCCGCCGCGCGCTCCGAGGCCGTCGCCGCCATCGGCCGCATCGCCGACGAGGAGAACCTGACCGTCCTCGGTTGGCGCGACCTTCCCTTCGAACCCCAGTACTGCGGCCCCGTCGCCCGCGAGAACATGCCGTTCTTCGGCCAACTGTTCCTCGCCGGCCGCCCCGGCACCCCCACCGAGGGGCTCACCGGAATCGAACTGGAGCGCCACGCCTACTGCGTGCGCAAGCGCGCCGAGCACGAGGTCGGCGTCTACTTCGCGAGCCTGTCGCCGCGCACCATCACCTACAAGGGCATGCTGACCACGCCCCAGTTGGAGCCCTTCTTCCCGGACCTGTCCGACCGCCGCTACGCCTCGGGCCTGGCACTGGTGCACTCGCGCTTCTCCACCAACACCTTCCCGTCGTGGCCGCTGGCGCACCCGTTCCGCTACATCGCCCACAACGGCGAGATCAACACCGTCAAGGGCAACCGCAACTGGATGCGCGCCCGCGAGGCCACCCTCGCCAGCGACCTGCTGCCCGGCGACATCTCCCGGATCTTCCCCATCGTCGACACCGAGGACTCCGACACCGCGTCCTTCGACGCCGCCCTCGAACTGCTGCACCTGGGCGGCCGGTCGCTGCCGCACGCGGTGCTCATGATGATCCCCGAACCGTGGGAGAACCACACCGAGATGGACCCGGCGGTGCGGGCCTTCTACGAGTTCCACTCCATGCTCATGGAGCCCTGGGACGGCCCCGCCTCCGTCACCTTCACCGACGGCACCCTCATCGGCGCGGTCCTGGACCGCAACGGCCTGCGCCCCGGCCGCTACTGGGTCACCGACGACGGCCTCGTCGTCATGGCCAGCGAGGTCGGCGTCCTCGACATCGCCCCCGAGCGCGTCGTCCGCAAGGGCCGCCTCCAGCCCGGCCGCATCTTCGTGGTGGACACCGCCCAGGGCCGCATCATCGAGGACGAGGAGCTCAAGGCCGAACTCGCCGCCGAGCATCCCTACGCCGAGTGGCTCGCCGACAACGTCGTACGCCTGGAGGACCTGCCCGCCGCCACCCCCGCCCCCGTCGACGACATCGTCCACCACCAGCGGGTCTTCGGCTACACCGAGGAGGAACTGCGCCTCCTGCTCACCCCCATGGCGCGCACCGGCGCCGAGGCCATCGGCTCCATGGGCACCGACACGCCCGTCGCCGTGCTGTCCAGCCGCTCCCGCCAGCTCTTCGACTACTTCTCGCAGAACTTCGCGCAGGTCACCAACCCGCCGCTGGACGCCATCCGCGAGGAGCTCGTCACCAGCCTGAAGGCGGCGCTGGGCGCCGAGGAGAACGTGCTGTCCCCCGACCCGGAGGACTGCCGCCGCATCGCGCTGGAGACCCCGATCATCCAGGGCTCCCAGCTCGCCGCCATCATCGAGGCCGGCGGCCCCGACGGCGACCCCGCCTTCCGCGCCCACGTCGTCAGGGGCGTCTACCCCGTGGCGGGCGGCGGCAAGGCCCTCACCGCGCGCCTCGACGAGATCTGCGCCGAGGTGTCCCAGGCCATCGCCGACGGCGCGCACATCATCGTCCTCAGCGACCGCGGAGCCGACGCCGACCACGCGCCCATCCCGTCGCTGCTGCTCACCGGCGCGGTCCACCACCACCTGGTCCGCGAGAAGACCCGCACCGAGGTCGGCCTCGTCGTCGAGGCCGGCGACGTCCGCGAATGCCACCACGTCGCCCTGCTGCTGGGCTACGGCGCGTCCGCGGTCAACCCCTACCTGGCCCTGGCCACCGTCCGCGACCTCGCCGAGCGCGGCGTCATTTCGGGCCTCGACCCCGAGACCGCCTCCCGCAACACCGTCAAGGCGTTCGGCAAGGGCGTGCTGAAGATCATGTCCAAGATGGGCGTGTCCACCGTCAGCTCCTACACCGGCGCGCAGATCTTCGAGGCCCTCGGCCTCGGCGAGGAGGTCATCGAGCGCGCCTTCGCCGGCACCACCTCCCGCCTGGGCGGCGTCGGTTTCGACGTCCTCGCCGAGGAGACGCGCGTCCGCCACGCCGCCGCCTACGCGCCCAACCCCGCCGACCACCGCCGACTGGCCGTGGGCGGCGAGTACCAGTGGCGCCGCGAGGGCGAACCGCACCTGTTCAACCCCGAGACGGTCTTCAAGCTCCAGCACTCCACCCGGACCCGGCGCTACGAGATCTTCAAGGAGTACACCTCCAAGGTCGACGAGCAGGCCGAGACCCTCATGACCCTGCGCGGCCTGTTCCGGCTCAAGGAGGGCGTGCGCGAGCCCGTGCCGGTCGAGGAGGTCGAGCCGGTCTCCTCGATCGTCAGGCGCTTCTCCACCGGCGCCATGTCCTACGGCTCCATCTCCGCCGAGGCCCACGAGACGCTCGCCATCGCCATGAACCGGCTCGGCGGCAAGTCCAACACCGGCGAGGGCGGCGAGGACCCCCGCCGCTTCACCCCCGACCCCAACGGGGACCTGCGGCGCAGCGCCATCAAGCAGGTGGCCTCCGGCCGCTTCGGCGTCACCTCGCACTACCTGACCAACGCCGACGACATCCAGATCAAGATGGCCCAGGGCGCCAAGCCCGGCGAGGGCGGCCAGCTGCCCGGCCACAAGGTCTACCCGTGGGTCGCCGACACCCGGCACTCCACCCCCGGCGTCGGCCTCATCTCCCCGCCGCCGCACCACGACATCTACTCCATCGAGGACCTCGCCCAGCTCATCCACGACCTGAAGAACGCCAACCCGTCGGCGCGCGTCCACGTCAAGCTGGTCTCCGAGGCCGGAGTGGGCACCGTGGCCGCGGGCGTGTCCAAGGCCCACGCCGACGTGGTGCTGATCTCCGGGCACGACGGCGGAACCGGCGCCTCCCCGCTCACCTCGATCAAGCACGCCGGAACACCCTGGGAGCTCGGCCTGGCCGAGACCCAGCAGACCCTGCTGCGCAACGGCCTGCGCGACCGCATCGTGGTGCAGGTCGACGGCCAGCTCAAGACCGGCCGCGACGTCATCATCGCCGCCCTGCTGGGCGCCGAGGAGTTCGGTTTCGCGACCGCGCCGCTCGTGGTCTCCGGCTGCGTCATGATGCGCGTGTGCCACCTGGACACCTGCCCGGTGGGCGTGGCCACCCAGAACCCCGAGCTGCGCAAGCGCTTCAACGGCAAGCCCGAGTTCGTCGTCAACTTCTTCGAGTTCATCGCCGAGGAGGTCCGCGAGTACCTGGCCGCCCTCGGCTTCCGCAGCCTCGACGAGGCGATCGGCGCCGTCGAACTGCTCGACACCCGCGACGCCGTCGACCACTGGAAGGCCACCGGACTCGACCTGGCCCCGGTCCTGCACCAGGTGCAGCCCTGGGACAGCGACCACCGCCGCCAGATCCGCACCCAGGACCACGGCCTGGAGAAGGCCCTCGACAACACCCTCATCCAACTGTCCGAGGGCGCCCTCGACTTCGGCACCCCGCTCAAGCTGGACCTGCCGGTGCGCAACGTCAACCGCACCGTCGGCACCATGCTCGGACACGAGGTCACCAAGCGCTACGGCGCCGAGGGCCTGCCCGACGACACCATCGACATCACCTTCACCGGCTCGGCGGGACAGTCCTTCGGCGCGTTCGTGCCCAGGGGCGTCACGCTGCGCCTGGTCGGCGACGCCAACGACTACGTCGGCAAGGGACTGTCCGGCGGACGCGTCATCGTGCGCCCCGCCGACGACATCCAGTTCACCGCCGAGGACAACATCATCGCCGGCAACGTCATCGCCTACGGAGCCACCTCCGGTGAGCTGTTCCTCCGCGGCATCGTCGGCGAACGGTTCTGCGTCCGCAACTCCGGCGCGCTGGCCGTCGTCGAGGGCGTCGGCGACCACGGCTGCGAGTACATGACCGGTGGACGCGCCGTCATCCTGGGACGCACCGGACGCAACTTCGCGGCCGGCATGTCCGGCGGCATCGCCTACGTCCTCGACCTGGACGAAGGCCGCGTCAACACCGAGATGGTCGACATCGACCCGCTCGACGACACCGACCGCGCCTTCCTGGAGGACGTCCTGACCCGCCACCACGCCGAGACCGGCTCCACCGTGGCCCAGCGGCTCCTCGCCGACTTCGACATCGCCGTCGAACGCTTCGCCAAGATCATGCCGCGCGACTACAAGCGCGTCCTGAACGCCCGGGCCGAAGCCGAACGCGACGGACGCGACGTGGCCGAGGCCATCATGGCCGCCGCCCAGTCCTGA
- a CDS encoding glutamate synthase subunit beta → MADPKGFLKITDRELPRHRPVDIRIQDWREVYEDFDRGTLIKQASRCMDCGIPFCHNGCPLGNLIPEWNDLVYRHDWREAIERLHATNNFPEFTGRLCPAPCESACVLGINQPAVTIKNVEVSIIDRAWEEGWVRPEPPTVRTGKRVAVIGSGPAGLAAAQQLTRAGHTVTVYERADRVGGLLRYGIPEFKMEKRHVERRLAQMRAEGTEFRTGVNVGVDLSAEQLRADHDAVVLAGGATAWRDLPAKGRELNGVHQAMEYLPLANRVQEGDFDTPPITAEGKHVVVIGGGDTGADCVGTAHRQGAASVTQLEIMPKPPAERPDSQPWPTMPMVYKVTSAHEEGGKRLYSVNTLEFLGDDEGNVRALKLVEVNRTDRGFEPVPGTEREIPAQLVTLAMGFLGPQKEGLLEQLGVELDGRGNVKRGTDYATSVEGVFCAGDMGRGQSLIVWAIAEGRSAAAAVDAYLSGSTSLPTAIPPTARPLTV, encoded by the coding sequence ATGGCCGACCCCAAGGGCTTCCTCAAGATCACCGACCGGGAGCTGCCCAGGCACCGCCCGGTGGACATCCGGATCCAGGACTGGCGCGAGGTCTACGAGGACTTCGACCGCGGCACCCTCATCAAGCAGGCGTCGCGCTGCATGGACTGCGGCATCCCGTTCTGCCACAACGGCTGCCCCCTGGGCAACCTCATCCCCGAGTGGAACGACCTGGTCTACCGGCACGACTGGCGTGAGGCGATCGAACGGCTGCACGCCACCAACAACTTCCCCGAGTTCACCGGCCGGCTGTGCCCGGCCCCGTGCGAGTCGGCGTGCGTCCTGGGCATCAACCAGCCCGCCGTCACCATCAAGAACGTCGAGGTCTCCATCATCGACCGCGCCTGGGAGGAAGGCTGGGTGCGCCCCGAGCCGCCCACCGTGCGCACCGGCAAGAGGGTCGCCGTCATCGGCTCCGGCCCCGCCGGACTCGCCGCCGCCCAGCAGCTCACCCGCGCCGGGCACACCGTGACCGTCTACGAGCGTGCCGACCGCGTCGGCGGACTGCTGCGCTACGGCATCCCCGAGTTCAAGATGGAGAAGCGGCACGTCGAACGGCGCCTCGCCCAGATGCGCGCCGAAGGCACCGAGTTCCGCACCGGCGTCAACGTCGGCGTGGACCTCAGCGCCGAGCAGTTGCGCGCCGACCACGACGCCGTCGTTCTCGCGGGCGGCGCCACCGCCTGGCGCGACCTGCCCGCCAAGGGCCGCGAACTCAACGGCGTCCACCAGGCCATGGAGTACCTGCCCCTGGCCAACCGGGTGCAGGAGGGTGACTTCGACACCCCGCCCATCACCGCCGAGGGCAAGCACGTCGTCGTCATCGGCGGCGGCGACACCGGTGCCGACTGCGTGGGCACCGCCCACCGCCAGGGCGCGGCCTCCGTCACCCAACTGGAGATCATGCCCAAGCCCCCGGCCGAACGGCCCGACAGCCAGCCGTGGCCGACCATGCCGATGGTCTACAAGGTCACCAGCGCCCACGAGGAGGGCGGCAAGCGCCTGTACTCGGTCAACACCCTGGAGTTCCTGGGTGACGACGAGGGCAACGTGCGCGCCCTCAAGCTGGTCGAGGTCAACCGCACCGACAGGGGCTTCGAACCGGTCCCCGGCACCGAACGCGAGATCCCCGCCCAGCTCGTCACCCTCGCCATGGGCTTCCTCGGCCCGCAGAAGGAGGGCCTGCTGGAGCAGCTCGGCGTGGAACTCGACGGACGCGGCAACGTCAAGCGCGGCACCGACTACGCCACCAGCGTCGAAGGCGTCTTCTGCGCCGGAGACATGGGCCGCGGCCAGTCCCTCATCGTGTGGGCCATCGCCGAGGGACGCAGCGCCGCCGCCGCGGTCGACGCCTACCTGTCCGGCAGCACCAGCCTGCCCACCGCGATCCCGCCGACCGCACGGCCGCTGACCGTCTGA
- a CDS encoding DUF2784 domain-containing protein, whose amino-acid sequence MVYALLADAAMVVHFAFLAYLVCGGFLVWRWPKMIWPHLAAAAYGLGIAVIGWPCPLTWLEEWARARAGQEGLDPGGFISHYLTGVVYPAEHLPRVQLAVAVVVVLSWIGAWFARRRARRRPRSPSSTPH is encoded by the coding sequence ATGGTGTACGCCCTGCTGGCCGACGCCGCCATGGTGGTCCACTTCGCCTTCCTCGCCTACCTCGTCTGCGGGGGCTTCCTGGTCTGGCGCTGGCCCAAGATGATCTGGCCGCACCTGGCGGCCGCCGCCTACGGTCTGGGCATCGCCGTCATCGGCTGGCCCTGCCCGCTCACCTGGCTGGAGGAGTGGGCCCGCGCCAGGGCCGGACAGGAGGGACTGGACCCGGGAGGCTTCATCTCCCACTACCTCACCGGCGTCGTCTACCCCGCCGAGCACCTGCCCCGGGTGCAACTGGCCGTGGCGGTCGTCGTCGTGCTGTCCTGGATCGGAGCCTGGTTCGCCCGCCGCCGCGCCCGCAGACGGCCCCGCTCACCCTCCTCAACGCCGCACTGA
- a CDS encoding DUF2784 domain-containing protein, producing the protein MGYLIVAEAAMALHFAFLAYVVCGGFLVWRWPQAIWPHLAAAAYGLGVTVVGWLCPLTWLEHWGRVNAGQEGLGTEGFISHYLTGVVYPAEHLRETQLAAAAVVALSWIGAALLARRRAHRTRESSPAMR; encoded by the coding sequence ATGGGATATCTCATCGTGGCCGAGGCCGCCATGGCCCTCCACTTCGCCTTCCTCGCCTACGTCGTCTGCGGCGGCTTCCTGGTCTGGCGCTGGCCCCAGGCGATCTGGCCGCACCTGGCGGCCGCCGCCTACGGTCTGGGAGTCACCGTCGTCGGCTGGCTCTGTCCGCTGACCTGGCTGGAACACTGGGGCCGCGTCAACGCCGGACAGGAGGGGCTGGGCACCGAAGGCTTCATCTCCCACTACCTCACCGGCGTCGTCTACCCCGCCGAGCACCTGCGCGAAACACAACTGGCCGCCGCGGCGGTCGTCGCCCTGTCCTGGATCGGAGCCGCCCTGCTCGCCCGCCGCCGCGCCCACCGCACCCGCGAATCATCCCCCGCCATGCGCTGA
- a CDS encoding prenyltransferase encodes MGTATRDMLYAAEHFIARNARLLDRYRYAHHFQGDPPRAALAVLDTYRNIDGGYGNALEPELRGHGSQPLATARALRLLDELGALPADTVRGLCRYLTGVTRPDGGVPPVLPNVRYTEVAPWWRDRRDFTGSLNPTAAIAGLLHKHHITGPWRDRATAFCWGRIRTLRWTDAEEADAVCVFLHHAPDRARARAETTRLASVIRAVVDTDPAAQGRVHTPLDLARRPDDLACTLFTDAEIDAHLDALIATQDTDGGWPLTRTWAAGPDAERRGDLTVRHLLTLSAHGRVPRPTPPTVPPPRRRMNVR; translated from the coding sequence ATGGGCACCGCCACACGGGACATGCTGTACGCGGCCGAGCACTTCATCGCCCGCAACGCCCGACTCCTGGACCGCTACCGCTACGCCCACCACTTCCAGGGCGACCCGCCCCGCGCCGCCCTCGCCGTCCTCGACACCTACCGCAACATCGACGGAGGCTACGGCAACGCCCTCGAACCCGAACTGCGCGGCCACGGCAGCCAACCCCTCGCCACCGCACGGGCCCTGCGCCTCCTCGACGAACTCGGCGCCCTGCCCGCCGACACCGTCAGGGGGCTCTGCCGCTACCTCACCGGCGTCACCCGGCCCGACGGAGGAGTGCCTCCCGTCCTGCCCAACGTCCGCTACACCGAGGTCGCACCCTGGTGGCGCGACCGCCGCGACTTCACCGGATCCCTCAACCCCACCGCCGCCATCGCCGGACTGCTCCACAAGCACCACATCACCGGCCCCTGGCGGGACCGCGCCACCGCCTTCTGCTGGGGCCGGATCCGCACCCTCCGCTGGACCGACGCCGAGGAGGCCGACGCGGTGTGCGTCTTCCTGCACCACGCCCCCGACCGCGCCCGCGCCCGCGCCGAGACCACCCGCCTGGCCTCCGTGATCCGCGCCGTCGTCGACACCGACCCGGCCGCCCAGGGACGCGTCCACACCCCGCTGGACCTCGCCCGCCGCCCCGACGACCTCGCCTGCACCCTCTTCACCGACGCCGAGATCGACGCCCACCTCGACGCGCTGATCGCCACCCAGGACACCGACGGCGGCTGGCCGCTCACCCGCACCTGGGCCGCCGGACCCGACGCCGAACGGCGCGGCGACCTCACCGTGCGTCACCTGCTCACCCTGAGCGCCCACGGACGTGTCCCCCGCCCCACCCCGCCCACCGTGCCCCCGCCCCGGCGACGCATGAACGTCCGATGA
- a CDS encoding type 1 glutamine amidotransferase domain-containing protein, whose amino-acid sequence MANELNGAVVAVLVAPEGTEQVELTDPWKAVQQAGGQPRLISTTGGRIQGFNHLDRADTFAVDFTVDEVNVRDFDALLLPGGVANPDYLRTQRGAVDLVRGFFDAGLPVAAICHAPWTLIEADVVRGRTLTSYPSLRTDLTNAGATWVDEPVVVSTDGPNELVTSRGPKDLPVFNKALVSTFAAKSAA is encoded by the coding sequence ATGGCCAACGAACTCAACGGAGCCGTCGTCGCCGTGCTCGTCGCCCCCGAGGGAACCGAACAGGTCGAACTCACCGACCCCTGGAAGGCGGTCCAGCAGGCCGGCGGCCAGCCCCGCCTCATCTCCACCACGGGCGGACGCATCCAGGGCTTCAACCACCTCGACCGGGCCGACACCTTCGCCGTGGACTTCACCGTCGACGAGGTCAACGTCCGCGACTTCGACGCACTCCTGCTGCCCGGGGGCGTGGCCAACCCCGACTACCTGCGCACCCAACGGGGCGCCGTCGACCTCGTCCGCGGCTTCTTCGACGCCGGACTGCCCGTCGCCGCCATCTGCCACGCCCCGTGGACCCTCATCGAAGCCGACGTCGTCCGAGGCCGCACCCTCACCTCCTACCCGAGCCTGCGCACCGACCTGACCAACGCGGGAGCCACCTGGGTCGACGAACCGGTCGTCGTGTCCACCGACGGCCCCAACGAGCTCGTCACCAGCCGCGGCCCGAAGGACCTGCCCGTCTTCAACAAGGCTCTGGTCAGCACGTTCGCGGCGAAGTCGGCTGCGTGA
- the pyk gene encoding pyruvate kinase, translating to MTRRAKIVATLGPATSSPETLRKLVEAGLDVARLNLSHGTHDDHRANYANVRAAAEASGRSVGILADLQGPKIRLGTFADGPVDLNPGDEFTITVDDVPGDRHRVSTTYKGLPGDVRPGDRVLIDDGRVVLECVKSSSTDVHTRVIIGGPVSNHKGLNLPGVSVAVPALTEKDERDLRWALEQGVDLVALSFVRSPADAEDVHRIMDEVGVRVPLIAKIEKPQAVERLQDIIEAFDGVMVARGDLGVELPLENVPMVQKRAVERCRDKAKPVIVATQMLESMIGAPRPTRAEASDVANAVLDGADAVMLSGETSVGKYPVETVQTMARIVAAAEQESLRASHILNRVPETVGGSIARAAAEVGATVGAKALVAFTSSGETARRLARYRSPIPLLAFTTESATRFQLSLTWGVETHLVPWVDNTDDMVRQVETELLDMGYQKGDKVVIVAGSPPGTQGSTNMLRVHRMGDAITNR from the coding sequence GTGACACGTCGAGCAAAAATCGTCGCGACCCTCGGCCCGGCCACGTCGAGCCCGGAGACCCTCCGCAAGCTCGTCGAGGCCGGGCTGGACGTAGCGCGACTCAACCTCAGCCACGGTACCCACGACGACCACCGCGCCAACTACGCCAACGTCCGCGCCGCCGCCGAGGCCAGCGGACGCAGCGTCGGCATCCTCGCCGACCTCCAGGGCCCCAAGATCCGCCTCGGCACCTTCGCCGACGGACCGGTCGACCTGAACCCCGGCGACGAGTTCACCATCACCGTCGACGACGTCCCCGGCGACCGCCACCGGGTCTCCACCACCTACAAGGGACTCCCCGGCGACGTCCGCCCCGGCGACCGCGTCCTCATCGACGACGGCCGCGTCGTCCTCGAATGCGTCAAGAGCTCCAGCACCGACGTCCACACCCGCGTCATCATCGGCGGACCGGTCTCCAACCACAAGGGCCTCAACCTCCCCGGCGTCTCCGTCGCCGTCCCCGCCCTGACCGAGAAGGACGAACGCGACCTGCGCTGGGCACTCGAGCAGGGCGTCGACCTGGTCGCGCTGTCCTTCGTCCGCAGCCCCGCCGACGCCGAAGACGTCCACCGGATCATGGACGAGGTGGGCGTGCGCGTGCCCCTCATCGCCAAGATCGAAAAACCCCAGGCCGTCGAGCGCCTCCAGGACATCATCGAGGCCTTCGACGGGGTCATGGTCGCCCGCGGCGACCTCGGCGTCGAACTGCCCCTGGAAAACGTCCCCATGGTGCAGAAGCGCGCCGTCGAACGCTGCCGTGACAAGGCCAAGCCGGTCATCGTCGCCACCCAGATGCTCGAGTCCATGATCGGCGCGCCCCGACCCACCCGCGCCGAGGCCTCCGACGTGGCCAACGCCGTCCTCGACGGCGCCGACGCCGTCATGCTCTCCGGTGAGACCAGCGTCGGGAAGTATCCCGTCGAGACCGTGCAGACCATGGCGCGCATCGTCGCCGCCGCCGAGCAGGAGTCCCTGCGCGCCTCGCACATCCTCAACCGCGTCCCCGAGACCGTCGGCGGCTCCATCGCCCGCGCCGCGGCCGAGGTCGGCGCCACCGTCGGCGCCAAGGCCCTGGTGGCCTTCACCAGCAGCGGCGAGACCGCGCGCCGACTGGCCCGCTACCGCTCGCCCATCCCGCTGCTGGCCTTCACCACCGAGTCCGCCACCCGCTTCCAGCTCTCCCTCACCTGGGGGGTGGAGACCCACCTCGTGCCGTGGGTGGACAACACCGACGACATGGTCCGCCAGGTCGAGACCGAACTGCTGGACATGGGCTACCAGAAGGGCGACAAGGTCGTCATCGTCGCCGGAAGCCCGCCCGGAACCCAGGGCTCCACCAACATGCTCCGAGTGCACCGCATGGGTGACGCCATCACCAACCGGTGA